The DNA sequence GTAGACAAGATTCGCGCCCTCCCGACCGGTGCTGATGGTCCTTTCCCTAGCGATGTTCCCAAAACCCCCGTCGTTATCGAGAAAGCAACAGTGGAAGGGGAATAAGTCAACGCTATTGTTATTACCTAAGTTAATCGTTGAGTCATCATTCGGTTAGGTAATGCAGAAATCCTTGGGGGGAGTCGTCGATTATGCCCTCCATACCTCTTGGATTCCGGCATCCCTGCCGGAATGATAGAACCGGGATGCCTAATTTTGGGAATAGGAAGAGGCGTGATGCACAGAAATGTGCGTTGTTGCGATTATTCCGTTTCGATCCGTTCCAAAGTTAGGCATTTTTGTGAGTAGTCCAGTTATCACTCCATCATGTACACTCTCTTCAAATATCTCCATATCCTCACGGTAAATATTACCATCAGTCTCTTCGTTGTACGGGGCTATTGGATGATTATTAATTCACCGCAGCTTACACGGCGCTGGGTGCGGGTTACTCCCCATATTAACGACACCCTATTGCTTACTGCCGCGCTCACCATGACCTATCTGAGTGGGTGGCATCTTTTTACTCAAAGCTGGCTCATCGCCAAATTATTAGCGTTGTTGGTCTACATTATTCTCGGCAGTATAGCGATTCGCCCTGGTCGTCCTAAATTAGTCCGCATAATTGCCTGGCTGTGTGCCTTGGTCGTCTTCGGTTATATCGTCCTGGTTGCGATCACTAAGGATCCTTGG is a window from the Gammaproteobacteria bacterium genome containing:
- a CDS encoding hypothetical protein (Evidence 5 : Unknown function) produces the protein MEIFEESVHDGVITGLLTKMPNFGTDRNGIIATTHISVHHASSYSQN
- a CDS encoding SirB2 family protein gives rise to the protein MYTLFKYLHILTVNITISLFVVRGYWMIINSPQLTRRWVRVTPHINDTLLLTAALTMTYLSGWHLFTQSWLIAKLLALLVYIILGSIAIRPGRPKLVRIIAWLCALVVFGYIVLVAITKDPWPF